A genomic region of Streptomyces sp. NBC_00247 contains the following coding sequences:
- a CDS encoding NUDIX hydrolase, giving the protein MATPDFIRAIRATAGHQLLLLPGVSAVVFDDDGRVLLGRRADTGKWSIIGGIPEPGEQPARTAEREVYEETAVRCVAERVVLTEALEPVEYPNGDHCQYLDVTFRCRATGGEPRVNDDESLEVGWFALDALPPLAEFARLRIKQSLTDGPTWFRAADGADLG; this is encoded by the coding sequence ATGGCTACTCCCGACTTCATCCGCGCCATCAGGGCCACGGCCGGCCACCAGCTGCTCCTGCTGCCCGGGGTGAGCGCGGTCGTCTTCGACGACGACGGGCGGGTCCTCCTCGGCAGGCGGGCCGACACCGGCAAATGGTCGATCATCGGTGGCATCCCGGAACCGGGTGAGCAGCCCGCGCGGACCGCCGAACGCGAGGTGTACGAGGAGACCGCCGTGCGCTGTGTGGCCGAACGCGTGGTGCTCACCGAGGCGCTGGAGCCGGTGGAGTACCCCAACGGGGACCATTGCCAGTACCTCGACGTCACCTTCCGGTGCCGGGCGACGGGCGGAGAACCGCGCGTCAACGACGACGAGTCGCTGGAGGTGGGCTGGTTCGCCCTGGACGCGCTGCCGCCGCTGGCCGAGTTCGCACGCTTGCGGATCAAGCAGTCCCTCACCGACGGACCCACCTGGTTCAGGGCCGCGGACGGCGCCGACCTCGGCTGA
- a CDS encoding GNAT family N-acetyltransferase translates to MTPVRQDPLGVTLCRDGRVFAALAPEWDALHRRCPSATPFQSHAWLHSWWLSYGQDRNLRVLLVRRGGVLVGAAALLLAHRPMPVLMPMGGAISDFFDILVDEGSGEAETDAVVDALARGLHRAARSTVIDLREVRPDALAQRLFAGWTGPRVRLTDSTCMELPAAPLATLVLEMSGSRAQRVRAKLRKVEALGVVCREVPVERVPGTVGDLLRLHALQWSGRGVNPEHLRPRFAAHLTHAAVRMVRDGGATLTEFLLDGEVLAANLSLHSGPLTGCYLYGAHPRLRERKVDVATLLLREVSRQAAADGRRTLSLLRGAEQYKSYWQPVSVVNQRLLLSRPALEPVLRLRASQVAARDRAARTVKARFPAAREWHERLTALAGVGH, encoded by the coding sequence ATGACACCCGTACGACAGGATCCGCTGGGCGTCACGCTCTGCCGGGACGGCCGGGTCTTCGCCGCCCTCGCACCGGAGTGGGACGCGCTGCACCGCCGCTGCCCTTCGGCCACGCCGTTCCAGAGCCACGCCTGGCTGCACTCCTGGTGGCTGTCGTACGGGCAGGACCGGAATCTCAGGGTCCTCCTGGTGCGGCGCGGCGGGGTGCTGGTCGGTGCGGCGGCTCTGCTGCTCGCCCACCGTCCGATGCCCGTGCTGATGCCGATGGGCGGGGCGATCTCGGACTTCTTCGACATCCTCGTCGACGAGGGGTCCGGGGAAGCCGAGACCGATGCGGTGGTCGACGCCCTGGCCCGCGGCCTCCACCGGGCCGCCCGCTCCACCGTGATCGATCTGCGCGAGGTGCGCCCGGACGCCCTTGCGCAGCGGCTCTTCGCCGGCTGGACGGGGCCCCGGGTCCGGCTCACGGACTCCACCTGCATGGAGTTGCCGGCCGCGCCGCTCGCCACGCTGGTCCTGGAGATGTCGGGCTCCCGCGCCCAGCGGGTGCGGGCCAAGCTCAGGAAGGTCGAGGCGCTGGGCGTCGTGTGCCGGGAGGTGCCGGTCGAGCGGGTGCCGGGGACCGTGGGTGATCTGTTGCGGCTGCACGCCCTGCAGTGGAGCGGGCGGGGCGTCAATCCCGAGCACCTGCGCCCCCGGTTCGCGGCCCATCTGACGCACGCGGCGGTGCGGATGGTCCGCGACGGCGGGGCGACGCTCACGGAGTTCCTGCTGGACGGGGAGGTGCTGGCGGCGAACCTGTCGCTGCACTCGGGTCCGCTGACCGGCTGCTACCTGTACGGCGCGCATCCCCGGCTGCGGGAGCGGAAGGTGGACGTGGCGACCCTGCTGCTGCGCGAGGTCTCGCGGCAGGCGGCGGCCGACGGGCGCCGGACGCTGAGCCTGTTGCGTGGCGCGGAGCAGTACAAGAGCTACTGGCAGCCGGTCTCGGTGGTCAACCAGCGGCTGCTGCTGTCGCGGCCGGCGCTCGAGCCGGTGCTCCGGCTGCGTGCGTCGCAGGTGGCGGCGAGGGACCGGGCGGCGAGGACGGTGAAAGCGCGCTTCCCCGCGGCGCGGGAGTGGCACGAGCGGCTCACCGCTCTGGCGGGGGTGGGCCACTGA
- a CDS encoding glycoside hydrolase family 26 protein, with translation MSRSRRIVNLCVGTVAAGVLAVSGASGFRVTGTGSTDGAGPHADPSSTAVGAYLDYGPEGVARMAEMSQWLGGKELRVGHSYLPGDLWVNIEGSVDFLGAWAAWRQARPDRMFVLNTPMLERNEVRVSDTAVRRRLLSGAAGLYDRHFRKLAERLVGLGIPDTVIVLGWEMNGTTYAHRCGPDPAAWKAYWQRIVTAMRSVAGQRFRFDFAPSRGRDAVPWTDCYPGDDFVDIVGMDSYDQPPGENFDDQVHGEYGLQKHVDFAAEHGKPISYPEWGLFRNGDNPEYMRRMLEWMDLHPPVYQTITDYCPHGVWGCTGNPEASKLYRSFLMDENRPVPGPAGNSPGPGEWCFPLSLSDWITDWAKSRRICVRL, from the coding sequence GTGTCCCGTAGTCGCCGTATCGTCAATCTCTGTGTGGGAACGGTCGCGGCCGGTGTGCTCGCCGTCAGCGGTGCCTCCGGTTTCCGGGTCACCGGGACCGGTTCCACCGACGGTGCCGGACCGCATGCCGATCCGAGCAGCACGGCGGTCGGCGCCTACCTGGACTACGGGCCCGAAGGCGTCGCCCGCATGGCGGAGATGTCCCAGTGGCTCGGTGGGAAGGAGTTGCGGGTCGGGCACAGCTACCTCCCGGGCGACCTCTGGGTGAACATCGAGGGCTCCGTCGACTTCCTGGGAGCGTGGGCGGCCTGGCGGCAGGCGCGTCCCGACCGGATGTTCGTCCTCAACACGCCGATGCTGGAGCGGAACGAGGTGCGGGTGTCGGACACCGCGGTGCGCAGGCGGCTGCTGTCCGGCGCTGCGGGCCTGTACGACCGGCATTTCCGCAAGCTCGCCGAGCGGCTGGTCGGGCTGGGGATCCCGGACACCGTGATCGTGCTGGGCTGGGAGATGAACGGCACCACCTACGCCCACCGGTGCGGGCCCGACCCGGCGGCCTGGAAGGCGTACTGGCAGCGGATCGTCACCGCCATGCGCTCGGTCGCGGGCCAGCGGTTCCGCTTCGACTTCGCGCCGAGCCGTGGGCGGGACGCCGTTCCCTGGACCGACTGCTATCCCGGTGACGACTTCGTGGACATCGTCGGCATGGACTCGTACGACCAGCCGCCGGGCGAGAACTTCGACGACCAGGTACACGGCGAGTACGGGCTCCAGAAGCACGTGGACTTCGCGGCCGAGCACGGGAAGCCGATCTCATATCCGGAGTGGGGCCTCTTCCGCAACGGCGACAACCCCGAGTACATGCGCCGGATGCTCGAATGGATGGACCTCCACCCGCCCGTTTACCAGACGATCACGGACTACTGCCCGCACGGGGTGTGGGGGTGCACCGGGAACCCTGAGGCGTCGAAGCTCTACCGGTCCTTCCTCATGGACGAGAACCGGCCGGTCCCCGGCCCTGCGGGCAACTCCCCCGGCCCCGGCGAATGGTGCTTCCCGCTGTCGCTGAGCGACTGGATCACCGACTGGGCGAAGAGCCGGCGGATCTGCGTACGGCTCTGA
- a CDS encoding tyrosinase family oxidase copper chaperone has protein sequence MGSSRKARGPAGKRIAATRRGVLRALFGVGVVAGTGAAWEPIVARGPESGDGTARAAAPGEVTETYRGRTIRVRADAGPGGAGRTGVRSASSAGLHPEVSIDGDPLHLMRRADGSCVSMVAHYESHPTPLAAARAAVDVLGTARLSAAPRGI, from the coding sequence ATGGGTTCGAGCAGGAAGGCCCGAGGTCCCGCGGGCAAGCGGATCGCGGCCACCCGCAGGGGTGTGCTGCGCGCCCTGTTCGGGGTGGGAGTCGTGGCCGGGACCGGAGCCGCTTGGGAGCCGATCGTCGCCCGCGGCCCGGAGAGCGGCGACGGCACGGCTCGGGCCGCGGCCCCGGGGGAGGTCACCGAGACGTACCGGGGAAGGACGATCCGGGTGCGCGCGGACGCGGGTCCGGGCGGCGCCGGCCGGACCGGCGTCCGCTCCGCGAGCAGCGCCGGGCTCCACCCCGAGGTCAGCATCGACGGCGACCCCCTGCACCTCATGCGCCGGGCCGACGGGAGCTGCGTCAGCATGGTCGCCCACTACGAGTCGCATCCGACGCCCCTCGCAGCCGCGCGCGCCGCGGTCGACGTACTGGGCACGGCACGGCTGTCCGCCGCGCCCCGGGGCATCTGA
- a CDS encoding tyrosinase family protein — protein MYSRKNQRDLTRTERRRFVDAVLTIKRSGRYDDFVAMHREFYVTDGEDRPRAAHMTPSFFPWHRQYLLEFEQALRETDPAVSVPYWDWTLDRSPGGPPWTPDFLGGNGREGDRQVTTGPFAHREGNWSLSNGVTDGLFLTRDFGRPADPVALPTAGDVQKALDDPLYDAEPWNSLSRTGFRNRVEGWGVRGARAISNHNQVHRWVGGAMAGAGSPNDPVFWLHHAFIDRLWDRWQRAHPGSGYLPARGLAGDDPQHGRVFARNEPLPPWEIAPSRLLDHSRVYRYA, from the coding sequence GTGTACAGCCGAAAGAACCAGCGCGATCTCACCCGGACCGAACGGAGGAGGTTCGTCGACGCCGTACTGACGATCAAGCGCTCGGGTAGGTACGACGACTTCGTGGCGATGCACCGCGAGTTCTACGTCACCGACGGGGAGGACCGGCCCCGGGCGGCACACATGACCCCGTCGTTCTTCCCCTGGCACCGTCAGTACCTGCTGGAGTTCGAGCAGGCTCTGCGCGAGACCGACCCCGCGGTCTCCGTCCCGTACTGGGACTGGACCCTCGACCGCTCACCCGGGGGTCCGCCGTGGACGCCGGACTTCCTGGGCGGCAACGGGAGGGAGGGGGACCGGCAGGTCACGACGGGGCCCTTCGCCCACCGCGAGGGGAACTGGTCCCTCAGCAACGGCGTCACGGACGGCCTCTTCCTGACCCGTGACTTCGGCAGGCCGGCCGATCCGGTGGCACTGCCCACGGCTGGGGACGTCCAGAAGGCGCTGGACGACCCGCTGTACGACGCCGAACCGTGGAACAGCCTCAGCCGGACCGGCTTCCGCAACCGGGTGGAGGGATGGGGCGTCCGAGGGGCTCGGGCCATCAGCAACCACAACCAGGTGCACCGCTGGGTCGGCGGCGCGATGGCGGGGGCCGGCTCCCCGAACGATCCGGTGTTCTGGCTGCACCACGCGTTCATCGACAGGCTCTGGGACCGCTGGCAGAGAGCCCATCCGGGGTCCGGCTACCTGCCCGCCCGCGGACTCGCCGGCGACGATCCGCAACACGGCCGGGTGTTCGCACGGAACGAGCCGCTGCCGCCCTGGGAAATCGCGCCGTCCCGGCTGCTCGACCACAGCCGCGTCTACCGCTACGCCTGA
- the lnt gene encoding apolipoprotein N-acyltransferase, producing MSATITSVEEPSPVPESRPRRPWLTRARPAAAVLSGVLLYLSFPPRPLWWLVLPGFALLGWVLRERRPRAAFGLGLLAGLGFMLPLLHWTGEDVGAVPWLALAAAEALFVAVGCVGIAAVSRLAYWPFWAAAVWTLDEAVRARVPFGGFPWGKIAFGQAESAFLPIAALGGTPLLSFAVVLCGFGLFEAARQVRAYRSTGELPRAATAMAAAAVLVPVAGAFGSLALVDNSAEDGTATVAAIQGNVPRLGLDFNSQRRAVLDNHVRVTEQLAADVKAGKVPQPDFVLWPENSSDLDPYRNPDAREVIDRAVRAIGVPTVIGAVVEPDTGKLRNTLIQWDPEKGPLDTYDKRHIQPFGEYMPMRSVARVFSKDVDRVQRDFGSGTKVGVFDLAGTKVGLVTCYEAAFDDAVRDTVKAGGQLIAVPSNNATFGRSEMTYQQLAMSQVRAVEHGRAVVVPVTSGVSAIIRPDGTIMERSGFFTPAALVDEVPLRSSLTPATRMGALPEGVVALFAAAGLVLAAVRSRRARRSV from the coding sequence GTGAGCGCCACCATCACCTCCGTCGAGGAACCGTCGCCCGTTCCCGAGTCCCGCCCCCGCAGGCCATGGCTCACCCGGGCCAGGCCCGCCGCGGCCGTACTCTCCGGAGTGCTGCTGTACCTGAGCTTCCCGCCCCGCCCCCTGTGGTGGCTGGTCCTGCCCGGCTTCGCCCTGCTCGGCTGGGTCCTGCGCGAACGCCGCCCGCGCGCGGCGTTCGGTCTGGGCCTGCTGGCCGGACTCGGCTTCATGCTGCCGCTGCTGCACTGGACCGGCGAGGACGTCGGTGCGGTGCCGTGGCTGGCTCTGGCCGCGGCCGAGGCGCTCTTCGTCGCGGTGGGCTGCGTCGGCATCGCCGCCGTGTCCAGACTCGCGTACTGGCCGTTCTGGGCGGCGGCCGTCTGGACCCTGGACGAAGCGGTCCGGGCCCGGGTGCCGTTCGGCGGGTTCCCCTGGGGCAAGATCGCCTTCGGCCAGGCCGAGAGCGCCTTCCTGCCGATCGCCGCGCTCGGCGGCACCCCGCTCCTCTCCTTCGCCGTGGTCCTCTGCGGGTTCGGTCTCTTCGAGGCGGCCCGGCAGGTACGCGCGTACCGCTCGACCGGGGAGCTCCCGCGCGCGGCGACCGCGATGGCCGCCGCCGCGGTGCTGGTCCCCGTCGCAGGCGCCTTCGGCTCGCTCGCGCTGGTCGACAACTCCGCGGAGGACGGCACCGCGACCGTCGCCGCGATCCAGGGCAACGTGCCGCGCCTGGGGCTGGACTTCAACTCCCAGCGGCGCGCCGTGCTCGACAACCACGTCCGGGTCACCGAGCAGCTCGCGGCGGACGTGAAGGCGGGCAAGGTACCGCAGCCCGACTTCGTCCTCTGGCCGGAGAACTCCTCCGACCTCGACCCCTACCGCAACCCCGACGCCCGGGAGGTCATCGACCGGGCGGTCCGGGCCATCGGAGTCCCCACGGTGATCGGCGCGGTCGTCGAACCCGACACCGGCAAGCTGCGCAACACCCTGATCCAGTGGGACCCGGAGAAGGGCCCCCTGGACACGTACGACAAGCGGCACATCCAGCCGTTCGGGGAGTACATGCCGATGCGCTCGGTCGCCCGTGTCTTCAGCAAGGACGTCGACCGTGTCCAGCGCGACTTCGGCTCCGGCACCAAGGTCGGCGTGTTCGACCTGGCCGGCACCAAGGTCGGCCTGGTGACCTGCTACGAGGCCGCGTTCGACGACGCCGTGCGCGACACCGTGAAGGCCGGCGGCCAGCTGATCGCCGTACCGAGCAACAACGCCACCTTCGGCCGCAGCGAGATGACCTACCAGCAGCTCGCGATGTCCCAGGTGCGGGCGGTGGAGCACGGGCGTGCGGTCGTCGTACCGGTCACCAGCGGGGTCAGCGCCATCATCCGGCCGGACGGCACGATCATGGAGAGGTCCGGGTTCTTCACCCCCGCCGCCCTGGTGGACGAGGTGCCCCTGCGGTCCTCGCTGACCCCCGCCACCCGGATGGGCGCACTGCCCGAAGGGGTCGTCGCGCTCTTCGCCGCCGCCGGTCTCGTCCTTGCCGCGGTCCGCTCCCGCAGGGCCCGTCGTTCTGTCTGA
- a CDS encoding cytochrome P450: MSVPGQVPGLRTERPKDIDLADPAFWRLPRAERLRAFALLRELDAPVRFTARTGRENGLSFYALVKHADVKAASRRADVFASAPGVTVPEPARWAKAVFGNSMVNMDGAGHAGLRRIVSRAFTPRLLAEAEENIARVTRRLVDEAVAGRSTDFMRSAPARLPFEVICDLMGIPATFRPWIAAQIDHASSHVGVERRGLARIRVPGRGLRSLARMQLVMARLAHERRRQPTGDLISALVRADVDGQSLGARELGAFFSLLLVAGVETTRNALAHGMALLSRFPDQRALLVSGLDRHIDGAVEEIVRHSTPIIQFRRTVTTEHELGGRVFRRGDKAVLFYASANRDESVFAEPDLFDVTRSPNPHLGYGGGGPHHCLGAHLARLEMRALFTEVLARTDTARALGDPELVDSNFDNRVRGLPLTFDPVPMP; the protein is encoded by the coding sequence ATGAGCGTGCCCGGACAGGTCCCCGGTCTGCGTACGGAGCGGCCGAAGGACATCGATCTGGCGGACCCCGCGTTCTGGCGGCTGCCGCGTGCCGAGCGGCTGCGGGCGTTCGCGCTGCTGCGCGAACTCGACGCTCCGGTGCGGTTCACCGCGCGTACCGGCCGGGAGAACGGGCTGTCCTTCTACGCGCTGGTGAAGCACGCCGACGTCAAGGCCGCGAGCCGGCGGGCGGACGTCTTCGCGAGCGCGCCGGGCGTCACCGTCCCGGAACCCGCCCGCTGGGCCAAGGCCGTCTTCGGCAACTCGATGGTGAACATGGACGGCGCCGGCCACGCGGGGCTGCGCCGGATCGTCTCCCGTGCGTTCACCCCGCGCCTGCTCGCGGAGGCGGAGGAGAACATCGCCCGGGTGACTCGCCGGCTGGTGGACGAGGCGGTGGCCGGCCGTTCCACCGACTTCATGCGGTCCGCCCCCGCCCGTCTGCCCTTCGAGGTCATCTGCGACCTGATGGGCATTCCGGCGACGTTCCGGCCGTGGATCGCCGCCCAGATCGACCACGCGTCGAGCCACGTCGGCGTGGAGCGGCGCGGACTGGCACGGATCCGGGTGCCTGGCCGGGGGTTGCGGTCGCTCGCCCGGATGCAGCTCGTGATGGCGCGCCTCGCGCACGAGCGGCGTCGCCAGCCCACCGGCGACCTGATCTCGGCCCTGGTCCGCGCCGACGTGGACGGCCAGTCGCTCGGCGCCCGCGAACTCGGCGCCTTCTTCTCGCTGCTGCTGGTCGCGGGGGTCGAAACGACGAGGAACGCGCTGGCGCACGGAATGGCCCTGCTGTCCCGGTTCCCGGATCAGCGCGCGCTGCTGGTGTCCGGTCTCGACCGGCACATCGACGGGGCGGTGGAGGAGATCGTCCGCCACTCCACACCGATCATCCAGTTCCGGCGGACGGTCACCACCGAGCACGAGCTCGGCGGGCGTGTCTTCCGCCGGGGTGACAAGGCCGTTCTCTTCTACGCCTCCGCCAATCGCGACGAGTCCGTGTTCGCGGAGCCGGACCTCTTCGACGTCACCCGCTCGCCCAACCCGCATCTCGGGTACGGGGGCGGCGGCCCGCACCACTGCCTCGGCGCGCACCTGGCCCGACTGGAGATGCGGGCCCTCTTCACGGAGGTCCTCGCCCGGACCGACACCGCGCGGGCGCTCGGCGATCCGGAGCTGGTGGACTCCAACTTCGACAACCGGGTCCGGGGTCTGCCGCTGACCTTCGATCCGGTCCCGATGCCGTAG
- a CDS encoding lipopolysaccharide biosynthesis protein, whose protein sequence is MTETPAQTPAAPGRTRRLRSALRPPVWWPLPACALLGAACGISYGLLTPKSYEATGYAMTVAATKTTDPVAALGYAQSYGRLATGDATLGYAQGAAGEPLRKLRGHVRAETSPDSPMIAVTGTASRPRQAAEIADAVVEALIVSGGHVSKDTGVKLIQFTHAVAPNDPASPSVPLSAAVGGSAGGLVGGLLLLVRRRPEEHPAQAPAQVPGPAHEAESLMPEEREPAR, encoded by the coding sequence CAGACCCCGGCCGCTCCCGGGCGGACCCGCCGCCTCCGTTCCGCCCTCCGTCCGCCCGTCTGGTGGCCGTTGCCCGCCTGCGCCCTGCTGGGCGCCGCCTGCGGGATCTCGTACGGTCTGCTCACGCCGAAGAGTTACGAGGCCACCGGGTACGCGATGACCGTCGCGGCGACGAAGACGACCGACCCGGTGGCAGCGCTCGGGTACGCGCAGTCGTACGGCCGGCTGGCGACCGGCGACGCGACCCTCGGCTACGCGCAGGGCGCGGCGGGCGAACCGTTGCGGAAGCTGCGGGGCCACGTCCGTGCGGAGACCTCCCCCGACTCGCCGATGATCGCGGTCACCGGCACGGCGTCCCGGCCCCGGCAGGCGGCCGAGATCGCGGACGCCGTGGTCGAGGCCCTCATCGTCAGCGGGGGCCACGTCTCCAAGGACACCGGGGTGAAGTTGATCCAGTTCACCCACGCGGTCGCGCCGAACGACCCGGCCTCGCCCTCCGTGCCGCTCTCCGCGGCGGTCGGCGGCAGTGCGGGCGGGCTCGTCGGCGGCCTGCTGCTCCTCGTCCGGCGGCGCCCCGAGGAGCACCCGGCCCAGGCTCCGGCCCAGGTACCGGGACCGGCGCACGAGGCCGAGTCGCTGATGCCCGAGGAACGGGAGCCCGCGCGATGA
- a CDS encoding chaplin — protein MSRITKVAAVLAGTGALIAGGAGFASADAGAGAVAAGSPGVVSGNVIQVPVHVPVNVCGNTINVVGLLNPAFGNTCVNGSAQPQPLHEDAYGH, from the coding sequence ATGTCGCGTATCACGAAGGTCGCCGCCGTCCTGGCGGGAACCGGCGCCCTCATCGCCGGCGGCGCCGGCTTCGCCTCGGCCGACGCCGGGGCCGGTGCGGTCGCCGCGGGCTCCCCCGGTGTCGTCTCGGGCAACGTCATCCAGGTGCCCGTGCACGTCCCGGTCAACGTCTGCGGCAACACGATCAACGTCGTCGGCCTGCTGAACCCGGCGTTCGGCAACACCTGCGTCAACGGCTCGGCCCAGCCGCAGCCGCTCCACGAGGACGCGTACGGTCACTGA